One stretch of Bradyrhizobium canariense DNA includes these proteins:
- the ispG gene encoding flavodoxin-dependent (E)-4-hydroxy-3-methylbut-2-enyl-diphosphate synthase, protein MNKIEKPPQDDVAGPSARHKTTQVMVGNVAVGGGAPIVVQSMTNTDTADIDGTVAQIAALARAGSELVRITVDRDEAAAAVPHIRDGLRKRGITTPLIGDFHYIGHKLLTDYPACAEALDKYRINPGNVGFKNKRDTQFADIIEIANKNDKPVRIGANWGSLDQELLTKLMDENTASPNPRDARAVTREAMVQSALLSAARAQELGMPKNKMILSAKVSAVQDLIAVYQDLAARSDYAIHLGLTEAGMGSKGIVASSAALGILLQDGIGDTIRISLTPEPGGDRTLEVQVAQELLQTMGFRTFVPLVAACPGCGRTTSTTFQELARSIQDFIRDEMPGWKTLYPGVEELNVAVMGCIVNGPGESKHANIGISLPGTGEAPAAPVFVDGKKFRTLRGPGIAADFKALVIDYIDQRYGAASKTPAAAVTAAE, encoded by the coding sequence ATGAACAAGATCGAAAAGCCACCGCAAGACGATGTCGCCGGCCCCAGCGCGCGGCATAAAACCACCCAGGTCATGGTCGGCAATGTCGCCGTGGGCGGCGGCGCGCCGATTGTCGTGCAGTCGATGACCAACACCGACACGGCCGATATCGACGGCACGGTAGCGCAGATCGCGGCACTGGCCCGCGCGGGTTCGGAATTGGTGCGCATCACGGTTGACCGCGATGAAGCTGCGGCCGCGGTGCCGCATATCCGTGACGGCCTGCGCAAGCGTGGCATCACCACGCCCTTGATCGGCGATTTCCATTATATCGGCCACAAGCTGCTGACGGATTATCCGGCCTGCGCCGAGGCGCTCGACAAATACCGCATCAATCCCGGCAATGTCGGCTTCAAGAACAAGCGCGACACGCAATTTGCCGACATCATCGAGATCGCGAACAAGAACGACAAGCCGGTGCGCATCGGCGCCAACTGGGGCTCGCTCGATCAGGAATTGCTGACCAAGCTGATGGACGAGAACACGGCCTCGCCGAATCCGCGCGATGCACGCGCGGTGACCCGCGAAGCCATGGTGCAGTCGGCGCTGTTGTCCGCCGCCCGGGCCCAAGAGCTCGGCATGCCGAAAAACAAGATGATCCTGTCGGCCAAGGTCTCGGCCGTGCAGGATCTGATCGCGGTCTATCAGGACCTCGCCGCGCGTTCGGACTACGCGATCCATCTCGGTCTCACCGAAGCCGGCATGGGATCGAAGGGCATCGTGGCGTCGTCGGCCGCGCTCGGCATCCTGTTGCAGGACGGCATTGGCGACACCATCCGGATTTCACTGACCCCCGAGCCCGGCGGCGATCGCACGCTCGAGGTCCAGGTCGCGCAGGAATTGCTGCAGACCATGGGCTTCCGCACCTTCGTGCCGCTGGTTGCGGCATGCCCGGGCTGCGGTCGCACCACCTCGACCACGTTCCAGGAATTGGCGCGCAGCATCCAGGATTTCATCCGTGACGAGATGCCGGGCTGGAAAACGCTGTATCCCGGCGTCGAGGAACTCAACGTCGCGGTGATGGGCTGCATCGTCAACGGCCCCGGCGAATCCAAGCACGCCAATATCGGCATCTCGCTGCCCGGCACCGGCGAAGCGCCGGCCGCGCCCGTGTTCGTCGACGGCAAGAAATTCCGCACCTTGCGCGGTCCGGGCATTGCCGCCGACTTCAAGGCGCTGGTGATCGATTATATCGACCAGCGCTATGGCGCTGCCAGCAAGACGCCCGCAGCGGCGGTGACGGCGGCGGAGTAA
- a CDS encoding TauD/TfdA dioxygenase family protein: MSSLSGKQGPRYRHQTDDAEPYETIAVEKLTPIIGAEISGVDIGRLVSDDARSNRQMNEIHRALAENLVIFFRDQHITPQQHLAFGRQFGELHIHPAAPHEGDDPALMKIYADKDSPRANGEGWHTDVSCDVEPPMGSILYIRQCPPRGGDTLFANMYAAYEALSDRMKAYLDGLTALHDGESTYRGLYANYGVADRPAYPSAEHPVVRTHPVTGKKALYVNRGFTRHIIGIPRDESDAMLAYLYQHAENPLFQCRFRWTENAIAFWDNRCAQHRAMWDYWPHTRAGTRVTVKGERPV, from the coding sequence ATGAGCTCGCTGTCCGGCAAGCAGGGACCCCGCTATCGGCATCAGACCGATGACGCCGAGCCTTATGAGACCATCGCGGTCGAAAAGCTGACTCCGATCATTGGCGCCGAGATATCGGGCGTCGATATTGGCAGACTGGTTTCGGACGATGCGCGTTCGAACCGCCAGATGAACGAGATCCATCGCGCGCTGGCCGAAAATCTCGTGATCTTCTTTCGCGACCAGCACATCACGCCGCAGCAACACCTCGCTTTCGGCCGCCAGTTCGGCGAGCTACATATCCATCCCGCTGCCCCGCATGAGGGCGATGATCCCGCGTTGATGAAGATTTATGCCGACAAGGATTCGCCGCGCGCCAATGGCGAGGGCTGGCACACCGATGTGTCCTGCGACGTCGAGCCGCCGATGGGCTCGATCCTCTACATCCGGCAGTGCCCGCCGCGGGGTGGCGACACGCTGTTTGCCAACATGTATGCGGCTTACGAGGCGCTGTCGGACCGGATGAAGGCCTATCTCGATGGGCTCACCGCGCTGCATGACGGGGAATCGACCTATCGCGGGCTTTACGCCAATTATGGCGTCGCCGACCGGCCGGCCTATCCCAGCGCCGAACATCCTGTCGTGCGCACCCATCCGGTGACGGGCAAGAAGGCGCTCTACGTCAACAGAGGTTTCACCCGCCACATCATCGGTATACCCAGAGACGAGAGCGACGCCATGCTGGCCTATCTTTATCAGCATGCCGAGAACCCGCTGTTCCAGTGCCGTTTCCGCTGGACCGAAAACGCCATTGCGTTCTGGGACAATCGCTGCGCCCAGCATCGCGCAATGTGGGACTACTGGCCGCACACCCGCGCCGGCACCCGCGTCACCGTGAAGGGCGAGCGGCCGGTATGA
- a CDS encoding carbohydrate ABC transporter permease, whose amino-acid sequence MTPLRRLLGRAGLAFALLVIVSPAVLFFLWMLSLSVKFEVDNASYPPIFIPEHFNWGNYAAVLASNRFSTYFMNSLIVTGAATSFALLVGVPAGYGMARMRAHKAAIVILIARITPGLSYLIPLFLLFQWLGLLGTLWPQIIIHLVVTVPIVIWIMIGYFETTPMELEESALIDGANRWQIFRYVALPIARPGIAVAFILAVIFSWNNFVFGIVLAGRETRTLPVAVYNMISFDQLSWGPLAAAALIVTLPVLLLTIFAQRQIVAGLTAGAVKGG is encoded by the coding sequence ATGACTCCGTTGCGGCGGTTGCTCGGCCGGGCCGGTCTCGCCTTCGCGCTCCTGGTCATCGTGTCACCGGCGGTGCTGTTTTTCCTCTGGATGCTGTCATTGTCGGTAAAGTTCGAGGTCGACAACGCGTCGTATCCGCCGATCTTCATCCCCGAGCATTTCAACTGGGGCAACTACGCCGCGGTGCTGGCTTCCAACCGATTCTCGACTTACTTCATGAACAGCCTGATCGTCACGGGCGCTGCGACCTCCTTTGCGCTGCTGGTCGGCGTGCCCGCCGGCTACGGTATGGCGCGCATGCGGGCGCACAAGGCCGCGATCGTGATCCTGATCGCCCGCATCACGCCCGGCCTGTCCTATCTCATTCCATTGTTTCTTCTGTTCCAGTGGCTCGGCCTGCTCGGCACGCTGTGGCCACAGATCATCATCCATCTGGTCGTCACCGTGCCGATCGTGATCTGGATCATGATCGGCTATTTCGAGACGACGCCGATGGAGCTGGAGGAGTCCGCCCTGATCGACGGCGCCAATCGCTGGCAGATATTCCGCTACGTCGCCCTGCCGATCGCGCGGCCGGGCATCGCGGTCGCCTTCATCCTCGCCGTGATCTTCTCCTGGAACAACTTTGTCTTTGGCATCGTGCTCGCTGGACGCGAGACGCGCACGCTTCCGGTCGCGGTCTACAACATGATCTCGTTCGACCAGCTGAGCTGGGGACCGCTCGCAGCGGCAGCGCTGATCGTCACACTGCCCGTGCTGCTGTTGACCATTTTCGCGCAACGCCAGATCGTGGCCGGACTGACCGCCGGCGCGGTCAAGGGCGGCTGA
- a CDS encoding carbohydrate ABC transporter permease produces MSEASAAARAPARSEAEAHDLRGWEAPSYWPFIAPALTVVLGVIIFPWAYTIWMSLHEWKVGSPPTFVGLANYIRLPSDTRFVESIEHTLIYTALSVAFPLVLGTLSAVVFHAKFPMRGFLRGLFILPMMATPVAIALVWTMMFHPQLGILNYLLSLIGLPPQLWVFHPATVIPSLVLVETWQWTPLVMLIVLGGLAAIPAEPYESAQIDGATRWQTFRYISLPLIMPFLFIAGMIRMIDAVKSFDIIFAITQGGPGTASETINLYLYSVAFVYYDVGYASAIVVVFFALIVALAGALLRLRQTTHWNDTGGST; encoded by the coding sequence GTGAGCGAGGCAAGCGCGGCAGCACGGGCCCCGGCTCGATCGGAGGCCGAGGCACACGACCTGCGCGGGTGGGAGGCGCCGTCTTATTGGCCGTTCATCGCCCCCGCGCTGACGGTCGTTCTCGGCGTCATCATCTTCCCATGGGCCTACACGATCTGGATGAGCCTGCACGAATGGAAGGTCGGCTCGCCGCCGACCTTCGTCGGCCTCGCCAATTACATCCGGCTGCCGAGCGATACGCGTTTCGTCGAATCGATCGAACACACGCTGATCTACACCGCGCTGTCGGTGGCGTTTCCGCTCGTGCTCGGCACGCTCTCCGCAGTGGTGTTTCACGCCAAATTTCCGATGCGCGGCTTCCTGCGCGGCCTGTTCATTCTGCCGATGATGGCGACCCCGGTCGCCATCGCGCTGGTCTGGACGATGATGTTCCACCCGCAATTGGGCATTCTGAACTACCTGTTGTCGCTCATTGGCCTGCCGCCGCAGCTCTGGGTGTTTCACCCGGCGACCGTGATCCCCTCACTGGTGCTGGTCGAGACGTGGCAATGGACGCCGCTGGTGATGCTGATCGTGCTCGGCGGTCTGGCCGCGATCCCGGCTGAGCCTTACGAGAGCGCGCAGATCGACGGCGCAACCCGCTGGCAAACGTTCCGCTACATCTCGCTGCCGCTGATCATGCCGTTCCTGTTCATCGCAGGCATGATCCGCATGATCGATGCGGTAAAAAGTTTCGACATCATCTTCGCCATTACGCAGGGCGGTCCCGGAACCGCCTCCGAAACCATCAATCTCTACCTCTACAGTGTCGCCTTCGTTTACTACGACGTCGGCTACGCATCCGCGATCGTCGTGGTGTTCTTTGCGCTCATCGTCGCCCTCGCGGGTGCCCTGCTTCGCCTGCGCCAAACGACGCATTGGAACGACACCGGAGGCAGCACATGA
- a CDS encoding ABC transporter substrate-binding protein — protein sequence MTKNLVSRRTVLASTAAAGLFGLTGSRSYAADVQWKKYAGTTLEANLVKGPRGELLQKHASEFTGLTGIKVESEIIPEQQQRQKAVIELTSGKPSFDVIHLSYHVQKRQFDKAGWLADLTGFMNDPAMTTPDLTVNDFSAGGLKFAQNDKGEMHSLPWSVDYFILYWNKELFAKKGVELPKTFDEMLAAAEKLNDPANGIYGFTGRGLRNANMALWTNFFLNYGGEFLDDKGNILTDGPEAIEATKMYQRLMKSAPPGVAGFNWMESMASLTQGRAAMWIDADGWAPPIEDPNASRVVGKIGYALVPAGPKGQYSSTYGDGIGIAQASTKKEAAYLYCQWAVSKTMGARLLQSGGGVPFRNSILNDETVRKGVKTQEWLDAVVASAKISKLGLPVIVPVAEFRDIVGSALTATLSGADPATELKKANDQFRPILERSEKA from the coding sequence ATGACGAAGAACCTCGTTTCTCGCCGCACCGTTCTTGCCAGTACGGCCGCAGCCGGCCTGTTCGGCCTGACGGGATCGCGTAGCTACGCGGCCGACGTGCAGTGGAAAAAATACGCCGGTACCACGCTCGAGGCGAACCTGGTCAAAGGGCCGCGCGGCGAACTGCTGCAGAAACATGCCTCCGAATTCACCGGTCTCACCGGCATCAAGGTCGAATCGGAAATCATTCCGGAACAGCAGCAGCGCCAGAAGGCGGTGATCGAACTTACCTCCGGCAAGCCGAGCTTCGACGTCATTCACCTCAGCTATCACGTGCAGAAGCGGCAATTCGACAAGGCCGGCTGGCTCGCGGACCTGACCGGCTTCATGAACGATCCCGCCATGACCACGCCCGACCTGACGGTGAACGATTTTTCAGCCGGCGGCCTGAAATTCGCTCAGAACGACAAGGGTGAGATGCATTCACTTCCCTGGTCCGTCGACTACTTTATTCTGTACTGGAACAAGGAGCTGTTCGCCAAGAAGGGCGTCGAGCTGCCCAAGACCTTCGATGAGATGCTCGCCGCCGCCGAGAAACTCAACGATCCCGCCAACGGCATTTACGGCTTCACCGGCCGCGGCCTGCGCAACGCCAACATGGCGCTGTGGACCAATTTCTTCCTCAACTATGGCGGCGAATTTCTCGACGACAAGGGCAACATCCTCACCGATGGACCCGAGGCAATCGAAGCCACCAAAATGTATCAGCGCCTGATGAAGTCGGCGCCTCCGGGTGTCGCCGGCTTCAACTGGATGGAGTCGATGGCTTCGCTGACACAGGGGCGGGCGGCGATGTGGATCGACGCCGACGGCTGGGCGCCGCCGATCGAGGATCCCAACGCCTCTCGCGTCGTCGGCAAGATCGGCTATGCGCTGGTGCCGGCCGGACCCAAGGGGCAATATTCATCCACCTATGGCGACGGCATCGGCATTGCGCAGGCCAGCACCAAAAAGGAGGCCGCCTATCTCTACTGCCAATGGGCGGTTTCCAAGACCATGGGCGCGCGGCTGCTGCAAAGCGGCGGCGGCGTTCCGTTCCGCAATTCGATCCTCAATGACGAGACCGTGCGCAAGGGCGTCAAGACCCAGGAATGGCTGGACGCGGTGGTCGCCTCGGCCAAGATCAGCAAGCTCGGTCTTCCCGTCATTGTTCCGGTCGCGGAATTCCGCGACATCGTCGGCTCGGCACTGACCGCAACCCTGTCGGGAGCTGACCCGGCTACTGAGCTGAAGAAAGCGAACGATCAGTTTCGGCCGATCCTGGAGCGCAGCGAAAAGGCGTGA
- a CDS encoding Rieske 2Fe-2S domain-containing protein, translating into MLRAEDNKFLTESSAGTPMGELLRRFWMPVLLSEELPEADGPPKKIVVMGEELLAFRDSRGVVGVIDQYCPHRGANLWLGRNEECGIRCVYHGWKFDTDGRCVDMPTSYPDLNAKDLIRIKSYPVREWGDMIWAYMGPADAVPELPALEMALVPASHRYVTKKWQDCNWVQALEGSIDTAHFTFAHLSFEKEESEILDIKKHFVNPLTRVATDHMRWIAEDPRPVIKISPHAAGLTVAGGRLTGTDDIYWRIAQFLMPVHAYAPSSMPGENIFGQSFVPVTDTNCWIYTYAWNPERPLTLAERDGYNRGNGVMSVVDENYVPLRNKGNDYLIDRKLQKTNSYTGIKGVSEQDAAVQDSQGPIADRTREHLGPTDLGILHFRKLVMDAARALQRGETPPHLKHQDRYTVRSGACVTSKAKDLPAVMLERFGDEAGYVGRPDRNAAAE; encoded by the coding sequence ATGCTCCGCGCAGAAGACAATAAATTCCTGACCGAAAGCAGCGCGGGCACGCCCATGGGCGAGTTGCTGCGCCGGTTCTGGATGCCGGTCTTGCTGTCAGAGGAATTGCCGGAAGCCGACGGGCCGCCGAAGAAGATCGTCGTGATGGGCGAGGAGTTGCTGGCGTTTCGCGACTCCCGCGGCGTGGTCGGCGTCATCGATCAATATTGTCCGCACCGCGGCGCCAATCTCTGGCTCGGCCGCAACGAGGAATGCGGCATCCGCTGCGTCTACCATGGCTGGAAATTCGATACCGACGGCCGCTGCGTCGACATGCCGACATCGTATCCCGATCTCAACGCGAAAGACCTGATCCGCATCAAATCCTATCCGGTGCGCGAATGGGGCGACATGATCTGGGCCTATATGGGACCGGCAGACGCGGTTCCCGAATTGCCCGCGCTGGAAATGGCGCTGGTGCCGGCCTCGCACCGCTACGTCACCAAGAAATGGCAGGACTGCAATTGGGTGCAGGCGCTGGAAGGCTCGATCGACACCGCGCATTTCACCTTCGCGCATCTCTCCTTCGAAAAGGAAGAGAGCGAAATCCTCGACATCAAGAAGCACTTCGTCAATCCGCTGACGCGGGTCGCGACCGACCACATGCGCTGGATCGCCGAAGACCCGCGTCCGGTGATCAAGATCAGTCCGCACGCGGCCGGCCTGACGGTCGCCGGCGGGCGGCTCACCGGAACTGACGACATCTACTGGCGCATCGCCCAGTTCCTGATGCCGGTTCATGCCTATGCGCCGAGTTCGATGCCCGGCGAGAATATTTTCGGCCAGAGCTTTGTTCCGGTGACCGATACCAATTGCTGGATCTACACCTATGCGTGGAATCCGGAGCGTCCGCTGACGCTCGCCGAGCGCGACGGTTACAACCGTGGTAACGGCGTGATGTCGGTGGTCGATGAGAATTACGTGCCCTTGCGCAACAAGGGCAACGACTATCTGATCGATCGCAAATTGCAGAAGACCAACAGCTATACTGGTATCAAGGGCGTGTCCGAACAGGACGCGGCCGTGCAGGACAGCCAGGGCCCGATTGCCGATCGCACCCGCGAACATCTCGGTCCGACCGATCTGGGCATCCTGCATTTCCGCAAACTGGTGATGGATGCGGCCCGCGCGCTGCAGCGGGGCGAGACGCCGCCGCATCTCAAACATCAGGACCGCTACACCGTGCGTTCCGGCGCCTGCGTGACCAGCAAAGCCAAGGATCTGCCCGCGGTCATGCTTGAGCGCTTTGGCGATGAGGCGGGCTATGTCGGGCGGCCCGACCGGAACGCCGCGGCGGAGTAA
- a CDS encoding Na+/H+ antiporter has translation MEATFQIFLILLAALAGTALLARRINVAPAILLLLTGIVLAFVPGMPSLELPPELVLLVVLPPLIYSASVAMSWREFKSNLRPIILLAVGCVIFSAFAVAAATHYLIGLPWNVGFLLGAIVAPPDVVAPLAIARKLGLPRRILVILEGEGLANDATALILYRFAVVAISTGAFSLPKASGAFVAIIICELLFGAAVGWLSLRARHRARDPQIEITLSLITPYIAYWVPEHFGGSGVIATVACGLYMSWNGPLLISAATRLQGIFFWDLVIYLIEGLLFLLTGFQMRLLFEKSKAFPLDDILFATALVAVIVIIARFAWVFPATYLPRMLNKRLRERDPYPRWQATFIIAFTGVRGAVSLAAALALPFALPDGEAFPYRDLILFVSFGVIFITLVGLGLGLPPMARWLGVAQAGRDEHVAELQAEIAARREALGAALASLDAITDDHELSDEVVKLLRARHETRINQLPDSLDPQADDVSAAGIDLTRELIASERKFIHILLRDGKITDETRRHIERDLDLEEASLANREYRKMPW, from the coding sequence GTGGAAGCTACGTTCCAGATATTCCTGATCTTGCTTGCGGCGCTGGCGGGCACCGCGCTGCTGGCACGGCGCATCAACGTCGCGCCGGCGATCCTGCTGCTGCTGACCGGCATCGTGCTGGCCTTCGTGCCGGGCATGCCGTCGCTGGAACTGCCGCCGGAACTGGTACTGCTGGTGGTGTTGCCGCCGCTGATCTATTCGGCCAGCGTTGCCATGAGCTGGCGCGAATTCAAATCCAATTTGCGCCCCATCATCCTGCTGGCGGTCGGCTGCGTGATTTTCAGCGCCTTCGCGGTCGCCGCCGCGACGCATTATCTGATCGGGCTGCCGTGGAATGTCGGTTTCCTGCTCGGCGCCATTGTCGCGCCGCCGGATGTGGTCGCCCCGCTCGCGATCGCCCGCAAGCTCGGGCTGCCGCGCCGAATCCTCGTCATCCTTGAGGGCGAGGGACTCGCGAACGACGCCACGGCGCTGATCCTGTATCGCTTTGCGGTGGTGGCGATTTCAACCGGCGCTTTTTCACTGCCGAAAGCGAGCGGCGCCTTCGTCGCCATTATCATCTGCGAGCTGCTTTTCGGCGCCGCCGTCGGCTGGCTCAGCCTCAGGGCGCGCCATCGCGCCCGCGATCCGCAGATCGAAATCACGCTGTCGCTGATCACGCCTTACATCGCCTATTGGGTGCCCGAGCATTTCGGCGGTTCCGGCGTGATCGCCACCGTTGCCTGCGGGCTTTACATGAGCTGGAACGGGCCGCTGCTGATCTCGGCTGCGACGCGCCTGCAGGGCATCTTCTTCTGGGACTTGGTGATCTATCTGATCGAAGGCCTCCTGTTCCTGCTGACGGGCTTCCAGATGCGTCTGCTGTTCGAAAAATCGAAGGCGTTCCCGCTCGACGACATCCTGTTCGCGACGGCGCTGGTCGCCGTCATCGTCATCATCGCGCGCTTCGCCTGGGTTTTCCCAGCGACCTATTTGCCGCGGATGTTGAACAAGCGCCTGCGCGAACGTGATCCTTATCCGCGATGGCAAGCGACGTTCATCATTGCCTTCACCGGCGTGCGCGGCGCGGTCTCGCTGGCGGCAGCACTTGCGCTGCCATTTGCGCTTCCGGATGGCGAGGCCTTTCCCTACCGCGACCTGATCCTGTTCGTCAGCTTCGGCGTCATCTTCATCACCCTGGTTGGCCTCGGACTTGGCCTGCCGCCGATGGCCCGCTGGCTCGGCGTTGCGCAAGCCGGGCGTGACGAACATGTGGCGGAGCTTCAGGCGGAGATTGCGGCACGGCGCGAGGCGCTCGGAGCAGCGCTTGCCTCGCTCGACGCCATTACCGATGACCACGAATTATCAGATGAAGTGGTCAAGCTTTTGCGCGCACGCCACGAGACCCGCATCAACCAACTGCCGGACTCGCTTGATCCCCAAGCGGACGATGTCTCGGCTGCGGGAATAGACTTAACGCGCGAACTGATCGCGTCGGAGCGAAAGTTCATCCACATCCTGTTGCGCGACGGCAAGATCACCGACGAAACCCGGCGCCATATCGAGCGCGATCTCGATCTCGAGGAAGCCAGCCTCGCCAACCGCGAATACCGGAAGATGCCATGGTGA
- a CDS encoding nuclear transport factor 2 family protein produces MSDDRSTVEAVVKQYFDGLYEGNADKLATIFHPTADLRWLEKGELQVLTVPDWLDRVRKRPSAKAEGKPREDFIVTIDRSDESTAFIKVRCQLPPRYFTDYLVAMKLNDGWKIVSKSYRYDMRE; encoded by the coding sequence GTGAGTGACGACCGTTCCACCGTTGAAGCCGTGGTCAAACAATATTTCGACGGCCTGTACGAAGGCAATGCCGACAAATTGGCTACGATCTTCCATCCCACGGCCGACCTGCGTTGGCTGGAAAAGGGCGAACTGCAGGTCCTCACGGTGCCGGACTGGCTGGATCGCGTGCGCAAGCGGCCGTCCGCCAAGGCCGAAGGCAAGCCGCGCGAGGATTTTATCGTGACCATCGACCGCTCGGATGAATCCACAGCTTTCATCAAGGTCCGCTGCCAGCTGCCGCCGCGCTACTTCACCGACTATCTGGTGGCGATGAAACTTAACGATGGCTGGAAAATCGTCTCGAAATCGTACCGCTACGATATGCGCGAGTAA
- a CDS encoding GFA family protein has translation MTGLEKTGGRILAGKCLCGAVHYAVADQFAYALNCHCSNCRRATGSAFKPFAGIQREKLVVTKGEGDLMVFGDRYGHDAHCRTCGSLLYSVVRDGAWVHVTMGTLVDDPSIRPKAHIFVGSKARWFAITDDLRQYQEHVTAD, from the coding sequence ATGACAGGTCTTGAAAAGACTGGAGGCCGCATCCTGGCCGGAAAATGCCTGTGCGGCGCGGTCCATTATGCTGTCGCAGACCAGTTCGCGTATGCGTTGAATTGCCACTGCTCGAACTGCCGCCGCGCGACGGGTTCAGCGTTCAAACCATTCGCCGGCATCCAGCGCGAAAAGCTTGTGGTGACCAAAGGCGAGGGCGATCTCATGGTCTTTGGCGATAGATACGGCCATGACGCGCACTGCAGGACATGCGGCTCGCTACTCTATTCGGTGGTCCGGGACGGCGCCTGGGTCCATGTCACCATGGGGACGCTGGTCGACGATCCCTCCATCCGGCCGAAGGCGCACATCTTCGTCGGTTCCAAGGCGCGATGGTTCGCCATCACCGACGATCTGCGGCAATACCAGGAGCACGTCACGGCGGATTGA